Proteins co-encoded in one Meiothermus sp. genomic window:
- a CDS encoding TRAP transporter substrate-binding protein, translating to MKRRDFLKKAGVGAVAASTVFGPVYAQTLPRLRWRMATSWPRSLDTLFGAAEIVAKRVAEMTDGRFEITPYPAGEIAPGLQVLDVVQAGNVEMGHTANYYYVGKSPSLAFDTGVPFGLNPRQQNAWLYFGGGLQAMQRVAADFNAITFPAGNTGVQMGGWFRKEIKGPEDLKGLRFRIPGLGGQVMARLGVTVQTLPGGEIFLALDRGAIDGAEWVGPYDDEKLGLNKAARFYYYPGWWEPGSTVSALVNLDRWKSLPKEYQEIIKAACAEANERTLAEYDAKNAPALARLQRAGTQLRPYPSSVLQAANKESTALYEEIAAKDATYRGIYENWKKFRDEIRRWFALNEFRYDDFTRTLR from the coding sequence ATGAAGCGACGTGACTTCTTGAAGAAAGCAGGGGTTGGTGCTGTAGCGGCCAGCACGGTATTTGGTCCGGTTTACGCCCAAACCTTGCCGCGTTTGCGCTGGCGTATGGCCACGAGCTGGCCTCGCTCGCTGGATACCCTGTTTGGCGCTGCCGAGATTGTGGCCAAGCGGGTGGCCGAGATGACCGATGGGCGTTTCGAGATTACCCCCTACCCGGCGGGTGAAATCGCCCCTGGGTTGCAGGTGCTGGACGTGGTACAGGCTGGCAACGTCGAGATGGGCCACACCGCCAACTACTACTATGTAGGTAAAAGCCCTTCGCTGGCCTTCGACACCGGGGTACCCTTTGGCCTGAACCCCCGTCAGCAGAATGCCTGGCTCTACTTTGGCGGTGGGTTGCAGGCCATGCAACGGGTGGCCGCCGACTTCAACGCCATTACCTTCCCGGCGGGTAACACCGGGGTGCAGATGGGGGGCTGGTTCCGCAAGGAGATCAAAGGCCCGGAAGACCTCAAAGGACTGCGCTTCCGTATCCCAGGGCTGGGCGGACAGGTCATGGCCCGCCTGGGGGTTACGGTGCAAACCCTGCCGGGGGGTGAGATCTTCCTGGCGCTCGACCGTGGGGCCATTGACGGGGCCGAGTGGGTGGGCCCCTACGACGACGAAAAACTAGGCCTGAACAAAGCTGCCCGCTTCTACTACTACCCCGGCTGGTGGGAGCCCGGCTCCACGGTTTCTGCTCTGGTTAACCTGGATCGCTGGAAAAGCCTGCCCAAGGAGTACCAGGAGATTATCAAGGCGGCCTGCGCCGAAGCCAACGAGCGAACCCTGGCCGAGTACGATGCCAAAAACGCCCCGGCGCTGGCACGCTTGCAGCGGGCCGGTACCCAGCTCAGGCCCTACCCTTCCAGCGTGCTGCAGGCGGCCAACAAAGAATCCACCGCTTTGTACGAGGAAATTGCAGCCAAAGACGCCACTTACCGCGGCATCTACGAAAACTGGAAGAAATTCCGCGACGAGATTCGGCGCTGGTTCGCGCTCAACGAGTTCCGCTACGACGACTTTACCCGTACTTTGCGCTAA
- a CDS encoding TRAP transporter small permease subunit: MKALLFASRLIDSLNEWVGRVVLWLVVPMIAIGAYNAIGRSLDKSIGTRLASNTYFELQWYLFSLIFLLMVGYVLKHNGHIRVDVVYARLGARGRAWVNMLGSILFVVPFALILFYVSLPLVAFSVQVREASLDAGGLPRWPLKLMMLPAFILLALQGFSEFVKNLAYLRGVLPQLPSEAEGEVA, encoded by the coding sequence TTGAAGGCGTTGCTCTTCGCTTCCAGGCTAATTGATAGCCTTAACGAATGGGTAGGGCGTGTGGTCTTGTGGCTGGTAGTGCCGATGATCGCTATTGGGGCTTACAACGCTATAGGACGTAGCCTCGATAAAAGCATTGGAACCCGGCTGGCCTCCAACACCTACTTCGAGCTGCAGTGGTATCTCTTCTCCCTGATTTTTTTGTTGATGGTGGGCTACGTGCTCAAGCACAACGGCCATATCCGGGTGGATGTGGTCTATGCCCGCCTGGGCGCACGGGGTCGGGCCTGGGTGAATATGCTGGGTTCGATTTTGTTTGTGGTGCCTTTTGCTTTGATTCTCTTCTACGTTTCCCTACCGCTGGTGGCGTTCTCTGTGCAGGTGCGGGAAGCCTCCCTAGATGCCGGTGGACTGCCTCGCTGGCCCCTGAAGCTCATGATGTTGCCAGCCTTTATCTTGCTCGCTTTGCAGGGCTTTTCGGAGTTTGTCAAGAACCTGGCTTATTTGCGTGGGGTGTTGCCCCAGCTACCCAGCGAGGCTGAAGGGGAGGTGGCCTAG
- a CDS encoding MurR/RpiR family transcriptional regulator: MPNGALASLRSLGGHMTPALRKIADYVQENPEKLLYQTVVEVADGSGSSEASVIRFCRDLGFSGFQEFKLALASDLAASPVGLGPQDNPRTPEEALEYVLHHAKQALEDTRRLVDLKLITKAVNLILKAQRIDIYGVGASGVTAQDFAYKFMRLGYATQAYPDPHMAAMAAATLDKKSLAIGITRSGTTIDTVKAMEIAKRSGAATIAITQRTKSPVARFADVVLVTSVSESPLTGGSVTAKMGQLLVLDLLYTLVALGRKQASDFIARTAAAVADRNY; encoded by the coding sequence ATGCCTAATGGGGCGCTGGCATCGTTGCGAAGCCTCGGGGGTCATATGACCCCTGCACTGCGCAAGATTGCCGACTACGTGCAGGAGAATCCGGAAAAACTGCTCTACCAAACGGTGGTGGAGGTAGCCGATGGCTCGGGCTCTTCGGAAGCCAGCGTGATTCGCTTCTGCCGTGACCTGGGTTTTAGCGGGTTCCAGGAGTTCAAGCTGGCCCTGGCCTCTGACCTGGCTGCCAGCCCGGTGGGGCTGGGGCCGCAGGATAACCCCCGAACCCCCGAAGAGGCCCTCGAGTACGTCCTGCATCACGCCAAGCAGGCGCTCGAGGATACCCGCCGCCTGGTAGATTTGAAACTGATAACCAAGGCGGTAAACCTAATTCTGAAGGCCCAGCGCATTGATATCTACGGCGTGGGGGCCTCGGGGGTAACCGCGCAGGACTTTGCCTACAAGTTTATGCGCCTGGGCTACGCTACCCAGGCCTACCCCGACCCCCATATGGCCGCCATGGCGGCTGCAACCCTGGATAAAAAGTCCCTGGCTATCGGCATCACCCGTTCGGGCACTACCATTGACACGGTCAAAGCCATGGAGATTGCCAAGCGTTCGGGGGCGGCGACCATTGCCATCACCCAGCGCACCAAAAGCCCGGTGGCCCGTTTTGCCGATGTGGTGCTGGTCACATCGGTGTCTGAAAGCCCCCTGACGGGCGGGTCGGTAACGGCCAAAATGGGACAACTGCTGGTACTGGATCTGCTCTATACCTTGGTGGCCCTGGGCCGAAAACAGGCTTCGGACTTTATTGCCCGCACGGCAGCAGCCGTGGCGGATAGGAACTACTGA
- a CDS encoding DUF4384 domain-containing protein: protein MRVKLLLALLAILFSGCFPARSSLTVGLRFGIELNPVITRFEPDRGQAASYRVGDSVSFIITLTRPGYVVLVGIDPDGVTYEFDRIYLNPGTHRLSGPPGFRYEVRPPLGLQRVRAIYTDTPHPSGFVFRGRYSLELWDQQVSIYIQRSGSRVQDVAETYFYIH, encoded by the coding sequence ATGCGTGTAAAACTGCTGCTTGCCTTACTGGCCATACTGTTTTCCGGCTGCTTTCCTGCACGTTCTAGCCTCACCGTGGGGCTGCGCTTTGGTATCGAGCTAAACCCTGTGATCACCCGCTTTGAACCCGACCGAGGACAGGCCGCTAGCTACCGGGTGGGGGATAGCGTGAGCTTTATCATCACCCTGACCCGGCCAGGCTACGTGGTATTGGTTGGCATAGACCCGGACGGGGTGACCTACGAGTTCGACCGGATTTATCTGAACCCTGGTACCCACAGGCTTTCGGGGCCGCCGGGGTTCCGCTACGAGGTGCGCCCGCCCCTCGGCTTGCAGCGGGTGCGGGCCATCTATACCGATACCCCGCACCCCTCTGGGTTTGTTTTCCGTGGTAGATATAGCCTGGAGCTTTGGGATCAGCAGGTCTCCATCTACATTCAGCGCTCGGGCTCGAGAGTGCAGGATGTGGCCGAAACATACTTCTACATTCACTAA
- a CDS encoding TRAP transporter large permease subunit: protein MVLSGGGVELLGGAMFIAALVLIFTGYPVAFALGGVALIFGAIGIGIGEFDIRFVGSLPQRIFGIMSNYTLLAIPYFIFLGLILEKSKLAEQLLDTVGQLFGPIRGGVAIAVVLVGTLLAATTGVVAATVVAMGLISLPVMLKYGYSRPLATGVIAASGTLGQIIPPSIVLVVLGDQLGVSVGDLFLGALIPGLILSGSLILLVALVALVRPKLAPALPPEARPYRGWELAWRALVALVPPVLLILFVLGSIFFGIATPTEAGAVGSIAALLMAAAYRRLSWKVFRDAVAETARFTSMVIFILIGATAFSLIFRGLEGDKLVKDILVALPGGEIGFIVFVMVLVFVLGFFIDFFEICFIIVPLILPAATEIWTAQAEALQMAGNYDLSTEAFVQQKLLWFGIVLAMNLQTSFLTPPFGFALFYLRGVAPPEVKTTEIYKGVIPFIIVQLIVLVMVIAFPSLSSWLPSLRGVPGG from the coding sequence ATGGTGCTTTCCGGCGGTGGGGTGGAGCTGTTGGGCGGGGCAATGTTTATTGCAGCCCTGGTGCTGATTTTTACGGGCTATCCGGTGGCTTTTGCGCTGGGTGGGGTGGCGCTTATTTTTGGGGCCATTGGCATTGGTATCGGTGAGTTCGACATCCGCTTCGTGGGCAGCCTGCCCCAGCGCATCTTTGGCATAATGTCCAACTACACCCTGCTGGCCATTCCGTACTTTATTTTTCTGGGACTCATTCTGGAGAAATCCAAGCTGGCCGAGCAGCTTTTAGACACGGTTGGGCAGCTTTTTGGCCCCATCCGGGGCGGTGTGGCTATTGCGGTGGTGCTGGTGGGTACTTTGCTGGCGGCCACAACCGGGGTGGTGGCGGCTACTGTGGTGGCGATGGGCCTTATCTCGTTGCCGGTGATGCTCAAGTACGGCTACAGCAGACCTCTGGCTACGGGGGTGATTGCCGCCTCGGGAACCCTGGGCCAGATTATTCCCCCTAGCATTGTGCTGGTGGTACTGGGCGACCAGCTGGGCGTTAGCGTGGGCGACCTGTTCTTGGGTGCTTTGATACCAGGGCTAATTCTCTCCGGCAGCCTGATCTTGCTGGTGGCGCTGGTGGCCCTGGTTCGGCCTAAGCTGGCCCCGGCTCTGCCGCCGGAGGCCCGCCCGTACCGGGGCTGGGAGCTGGCCTGGCGGGCCCTGGTAGCGCTGGTGCCGCCGGTGCTGTTGATTTTGTTTGTACTGGGCAGCATTTTCTTTGGCATCGCGACCCCTACGGAGGCCGGGGCGGTGGGCTCTATTGCAGCGCTGCTGATGGCGGCTGCCTACCGGCGCTTGAGCTGGAAAGTGTTTCGCGATGCCGTGGCCGAGACGGCGCGCTTCACCAGCATGGTGATCTTTATCCTGATTGGGGCTACCGCCTTCAGCCTGATTTTCCGGGGCCTCGAGGGCGACAAACTGGTGAAAGACATTCTGGTGGCGCTACCCGGCGGAGAAATAGGGTTTATCGTCTTTGTGATGGTGCTGGTCTTTGTGCTGGGCTTCTTTATTGATTTTTTCGAAATCTGCTTTATTATTGTGCCCCTAATTCTGCCAGCGGCTACGGAAATCTGGACGGCCCAGGCCGAGGCCTTGCAGATGGCCGGTAACTACGACCTTTCCACCGAGGCCTTTGTGCAGCAAAAGCTATTGTGGTTTGGCATCGTGCTGGCCATGAACCTGCAGACCAGCTTCCTCACTCCGCCCTTTGGTTTTGCTCTCTTCTACCTGCGCGGAGTGGCCCCACCGGAGGTCAAGACCACCGAGATCTACAAAGGGGTGATTCCCTTCATTATCGTCCAGCTTATTGTGCTTGTGATGGTCATTGCCTTCCCCAGCCTGAGCAGTTGGCTGCCCTCGCTGCGGGGGGTACCAGGGGGCTAG
- a CDS encoding quinone oxidoreductase has product MKAIRVHQPGGLEALQLEEIPIPTPGEGQALVRLQAIGVNFIDIYKRAGLYSVPTPFTVGEEGAGVVEAVGPGVAGVKPGDRVVYSNVQGSYAEYAVVPANKLVQIPDGLEAKIAVAGMLQGMTAHYLVYSTYPLKAGETCLVHAGAGGVGLLLIQMAKRIGATVITTASSEEKRALAKEAGADYALPYEGFDQKVREITGGKGVDVVYDGVGQSTWEGSLNSLRIRGMLVLYGQSSGPVPPFNPQILNQKGGLYLTRPSLWHYTQTRQELEWRAGDVMRWALEGQLKIRIGAEFPLAQAAQAHRALQSRETTGKVLLIP; this is encoded by the coding sequence ATGAAAGCCATTCGCGTACACCAACCCGGCGGCCTCGAGGCCCTGCAACTGGAAGAAATCCCTATCCCCACCCCCGGCGAAGGCCAGGCCCTGGTACGCCTTCAGGCCATTGGGGTCAATTTTATTGATATCTACAAGCGCGCTGGCCTGTACAGCGTCCCCACCCCCTTTACGGTGGGCGAGGAGGGGGCCGGTGTGGTCGAGGCAGTGGGGCCGGGGGTGGCTGGTGTGAAGCCCGGCGACCGGGTGGTCTACTCCAATGTGCAAGGCAGCTACGCCGAGTACGCCGTGGTGCCCGCCAACAAACTGGTGCAGATTCCGGATGGGCTCGAGGCCAAAATTGCCGTGGCCGGCATGCTACAGGGCATGACCGCCCACTACCTGGTTTACAGCACCTACCCTCTCAAGGCCGGTGAGACCTGCCTCGTGCACGCCGGGGCTGGTGGGGTGGGGCTCCTCTTAATTCAGATGGCCAAGCGAATTGGGGCCACCGTCATCACTACTGCTTCCTCGGAGGAAAAGCGGGCCCTGGCCAAGGAAGCCGGGGCCGATTACGCCCTGCCCTACGAAGGCTTCGACCAGAAAGTCCGCGAAATTACCGGTGGAAAAGGGGTGGATGTGGTCTACGACGGGGTGGGGCAGTCCACCTGGGAAGGCAGCCTGAACAGCCTGCGCATCCGGGGCATGCTGGTGCTGTACGGGCAGAGCAGCGGGCCGGTGCCCCCCTTCAACCCACAAATCCTCAACCAGAAAGGCGGCCTCTACCTGACCCGGCCCTCTCTGTGGCACTACACCCAGACCCGGCAGGAGCTGGAGTGGCGGGCCGGCGACGTGATGCGCTGGGCCCTGGAAGGCCAGCTCAAAATCCGAATCGGGGCCGAGTTCCCCCTGGCCCAGGCCGCCCAGGCCCATCGGGCGCTGCAAAGCCGCGAGACCACTGGCAAGGTGCTGCTGATACCCTAG
- a CDS encoding N-acetylmannosamine-6-phosphate 2-epimerase, with translation MLNRAQILEQLRHGLIASCQPVRGGPLDRPPLVAALAQATLAGGAVGLRIEGLADLEATRAATSVPIVGLVKREVPGSPVYITPELSDVRALAERGADIIAFDATLRPRPVGVGTMIEAIHALGCLAMADISTLEEGLEAHRLGADFVGSTMSGYTEYSPQLSGPDLELVQELSKRGARVIAEGRIATPEQARAALEAGAFAVTVGTALTRIELLTQGFVNALRRVAK, from the coding sequence TTGCTAAACAGAGCGCAAATTCTTGAGCAGCTTCGTCACGGTTTGATTGCCTCGTGCCAGCCGGTGCGGGGTGGGCCATTGGATCGCCCCCCGTTGGTTGCGGCCTTGGCCCAGGCTACCTTGGCAGGGGGGGCTGTGGGGTTGCGTATTGAGGGCCTGGCAGATTTAGAAGCCACCCGCGCCGCTACATCGGTTCCGATCGTTGGTCTGGTCAAGCGGGAGGTGCCGGGCTCGCCGGTATACATCACCCCTGAGCTATCCGATGTCAGGGCCCTGGCCGAGCGGGGAGCCGACATCATCGCTTTTGACGCCACCCTGCGCCCGCGCCCGGTAGGGGTGGGGACGATGATCGAGGCCATTCATGCATTGGGGTGTCTGGCCATGGCCGACATCTCGACCCTGGAGGAGGGCCTCGAGGCCCATCGGCTGGGCGCCGATTTTGTGGGTTCGACCATGTCGGGCTATACCGAGTATTCACCGCAGCTATCCGGCCCCGATTTGGAGCTGGTGCAGGAGCTTTCCAAGCGAGGCGCGAGGGTCATTGCCGAAGGCCGCATTGCGACACCGGAGCAGGCCAGGGCGGCCCTGGAGGCGGGGGCTTTTGCGGTGACGGTGGGAACCGCTCTAACCCGTATCGAGCTTCTGACGCAAGGGTTTGTGAACGCACTGAGGAGGGTGGCGAAATGA
- the nagZ gene encoding beta-N-acetylhexosaminidase yields the protein MESLYLATSLMMVDIPGPTLDAATRAHLERYRFGGVCLFRKNIQNPDQVRELVAEIRSLLGPQAWIAIDQEGGAVQRVLESALAPSPMALGAVGDVKTAEAVGAAVGRTLISLGINWNFAPSVDVNTNPKNPVIGDRSFGSDPKKVARLALAWARGLEQAGVMAAVKHFPGHGDTFLDSHLELPVVDKTLEELERTELYPFRKAVEAQISSIMSAHIRFPALDKQHPATLSKKILTGFLRKKLGFQGIIVTDALDMKAITKNYSIGEAAVKSLQAGADMILSLGKPEVHIAQATAIQQALENGSLSEAQARQSQLRLLEAAQRFPGQAQPYPAAQQKRDQTLMEQVALRSITAYRRPLRPRRSDRILVVSAGSTFEAGPYGETLAVKDFADLLETRFARVSQFVYDPKQADAFKSGLEQAAAKADYLLVVSVGRGSLSEAETQLLKHAFTLGKRAAHIALWNPYHILSLRKPAFVTYGFRAPTLRALVKVLGGARARGSLPFKLRQNRVSL from the coding sequence ATGGAAAGCCTGTATCTTGCCACCAGCCTGATGATGGTAGACATCCCCGGCCCCACCCTGGATGCGGCCACCCGCGCCCACCTCGAGCGTTACCGCTTTGGGGGAGTATGTTTGTTTCGCAAAAACATCCAGAACCCCGATCAGGTTCGCGAACTGGTCGCCGAGATTCGCTCGCTGCTGGGGCCCCAGGCCTGGATTGCCATTGACCAGGAGGGCGGGGCGGTGCAGCGGGTACTGGAGTCTGCCCTGGCCCCTTCCCCGATGGCCCTGGGCGCCGTGGGGGATGTCAAGACGGCCGAAGCGGTGGGGGCGGCGGTGGGGCGTACCCTCATCTCACTGGGCATCAACTGGAACTTTGCCCCCTCCGTGGACGTGAACACCAACCCCAAAAACCCGGTGATCGGCGACCGCAGCTTTGGCTCCGACCCCAAAAAAGTAGCCCGGCTGGCGCTGGCCTGGGCCCGGGGCCTTGAGCAGGCCGGGGTAATGGCCGCGGTCAAGCATTTCCCCGGACACGGCGACACCTTCCTGGACTCGCACCTCGAGCTGCCGGTGGTGGATAAAACGCTGGAAGAGCTCGAGCGCACCGAACTCTACCCCTTTCGCAAAGCCGTGGAAGCCCAGATCAGCTCGATTATGAGCGCCCATATCCGCTTTCCCGCCCTGGACAAACAGCACCCGGCCACCCTCTCTAAAAAAATCCTCACCGGGTTCTTGCGTAAAAAACTGGGCTTTCAGGGCATCATCGTCACCGATGCGCTGGACATGAAAGCCATCACCAAAAACTACTCCATCGGCGAGGCTGCCGTAAAAAGCTTGCAGGCCGGGGCCGATATGATTCTGTCGCTGGGCAAGCCCGAGGTGCATATCGCCCAGGCCACCGCCATCCAGCAAGCCCTTGAAAACGGCTCACTTTCCGAGGCGCAGGCCCGACAAAGCCAGCTGCGTTTGCTGGAGGCAGCCCAGCGCTTCCCCGGCCAGGCCCAGCCCTACCCCGCAGCCCAGCAGAAGCGCGACCAGACTCTCATGGAACAGGTGGCCCTGCGGAGCATTACCGCCTACCGCCGGCCGCTGCGCCCCCGGCGCTCGGATCGAATTTTGGTAGTCTCGGCGGGCAGCACCTTCGAGGCCGGCCCTTACGGCGAGACCCTCGCAGTCAAGGACTTTGCCGATCTGCTCGAGACCCGCTTCGCCAGGGTCAGTCAGTTTGTCTACGACCCCAAACAGGCCGATGCCTTCAAGAGCGGGCTGGAACAGGCCGCCGCCAAGGCCGACTACCTGTTGGTGGTCTCGGTCGGTCGCGGCAGCCTGAGCGAGGCGGAAACCCAGCTCCTCAAGCATGCTTTCACCCTGGGCAAACGGGCCGCGCACATCGCTTTGTGGAACCCCTACCACATCCTGAGCCTGCGCAAACCGGCCTTCGTGACCTATGGCTTCCGCGCCCCCACCCTGCGAGCCCTGGTCAAGGTGCTGGGCGGCGCGCGGGCCAGGGGTTCCTTGCCGTTCAAGTTGCGCCAAAATCGGGTTAGTCTATAG